DNA sequence from the Paenibacillus physcomitrellae genome:
TTATTCGGTGTGGAAAGCCCGGGACGCCTGTTTATCTTCGGCACGGACGACATGGGACGGGACCTGTTCTCCCGAATCGTGCTCGGCAGCCAGGTATCCTTAACGATACCGCTTGTCGGCGTCTCGATCAGTTTTGTGTTGGGGCTGCTGCTGGGCGGTATTTCCGGCTATTTTGGCGGCATCGTCGACAGTATTGTGCAGCGTGTTATTGAAATCATACGGTCTTTCCCGACCCTGCCGCTCTGGATGGCGCTTTCGGCGGCTATACCGGCACGGATTCCGGTCGTGCAGATGTTTTTCTATATTACGATTATTATGGCCTTTATCGAATGGACGGGACTCGCCCGGGTGGTACGCAGCCGATTCATATCGCTTCGGAATGAGGATTATGTGATGGCGGCGAAAATTTCCGGTGTCAGCAATGCGCGGATTATCTTTGTCCATCTGGTGCCGGGATTTATGAGTTATCTGGTTGTGGCGATGACGCTGGCGGTTCCGGCAATGATTATCGGCGAAACGGCGATCAGCTTTCTCGGGCTGGGCATTCGTTCCCCGGCTGCAAGCTGGGGTGTGCTGATGCAGGAGGCGCAAAAGATGGAAAACGTGGCGCTTTATCCTTGGAAACTGATTCCGCTTGGCTTCGTCATATCTACGGTACTCGCTTTTAACTTTCTGGGCGATGGTTTGCGCGATGCGGCCGACCCTTATAAATAAGGTTGTAAAAAGATGACCCGTCAGAGTAAAGATGAGCAAGGCTGAAATAATCAGGCAGACAGTGAGGTTGAGGAGATGACAATGACGAAAACGGCGCCAGAGAAGACCGGGCAGGCTGAGGATGAGATTCGGAAACCAGAGCCGGCTCCGGATCAGACGGTGCTCCGGGTAGAGAATCTGAAGGTTCGTTTTCCGGTGGAACGCGGCCTGTTGAAGGCGGTAAACGGGGTCAGCTTTCAGGTGTCCAAAGGCAAAACACTGGGCATCGTCGGGGAGTCGGGCTGCGGCAAAAGCATTACGGGCAAAGCGATCCTCGGCATTCAGCCCAAAAAAACGAAGGTCTCCGGCTCGGTTTGGCTGGGCGATACCGATTTGCTGAAGCTGAAGCCGGACGGCAGGGAAATCCGCGCTATCCGCGGCAGCAAAATCGCGATGATTTTTCAGGAGCCTATGGCGGCTTTTTCCCCGCTGTACACGGTGGGCAATCAAATCATGGAATCGATCCTGCTTCACCGGACCCGAAACAAAAGAGAAGCGCTTGAGCTGACGATCGATATGCTGAGAAGAGTGGGTATCGCCAATCCCGAGAAACGTTTCTATCAGTATCCCCATGAATTCTCCGGGGGAATGATGCAGCGGGCGATGATTGCGATGGCGTTGTCCTGTGATCCGGAGGTGCTGATTGCAGACGAACCGACAACGGCGCTTGACGTGACGATTCAGGCCCAGGTGCTCGCCTTGATGAAGGAGCTGCAGCAGCAGTTCGGGATGGCTATCCTGTTTATTACGCACGATTTGGGCATCGTAGCGGAAATGTGCGACGAGGTTGCTGTGATGTATTTGGGAAAAGTAGTGGAACAAGCGCCGGTCCGGGAGATTTACCGGAATCCAAAACATCCGTATACCCAAGGGCTGCTGCGCTCGATTCCATCCCTGGACCGCACTGTTGAGCGGCTGGAATCCATTGAAGGCACAGTGCCTGTGCCGCTGAATATGCCGCCGATGTGCGGCTTCTATGAACGGTGCAGCCAGCGGATTCCCGGCGTATGCAACGTGCAGAATCCGGAAGCTGTGCAGCTATCGGACCGTCATACGGCAAGCTGCTTCCTTTATGGGCCGGAAGCAAGCGGAGGGGAAGAGAGGAGGAATGAACATGTCGTTAATGCCTGAGCAAACGCTTGAACAAAGGCTAGATCAAAAGCCCGGGCATGGGATGCCCGAGCAAATGCTTGAGCAGCCGATCATGGATGTCGTTAATCTGGTCAAAGAGTATGACGGCGACGGCGGAGGCAGAAGCCTTAAACGTGTAGCGGCGCCTGTACGAGCCGTGGCCGATGTTTCTTTTTCTATCCGGCGTGCGGAAACGCTGAGTCTTGTCGGTGAATCGGGCTGCGGCAAAACAACGCTGGGCCGCTGTCTGGTTCGCGGGATCGAGCCGACCTCCGGCCAGGTGAATTATCGGATGGAAGACGGGCGCAGCATCGATTTCCTGAAGGCAACCAAACAGGAATATAAGGCGATTCGCCCGGGCATTCAGATGATTTTTCAGGACCCCTACTCTTCGCTTAATCCGAGAATGACCGTGTACGAAATTATCAGCGAGCCGCTGCGGGCCTTCGGCGGACTCAGCAAAGCAGAGATTGACGAGCGAGTCCGGACGATCGCCGGGCAAACCGGGCTGGATCCCAGCTTTTTGAAGAGGTATCCGCATGCTTTCTCCGGCGGACAGCGGCAGAGGATCGGCATTGCCCGCGCACTTGTCACCCGGCCTAAAGTCGTGGTGTGCGACGAGGCGGTATCCGCGCTGGACGTGTCGGTTCAGGCGCAGATTATCAACCTGCTTAAAGATCTGCAGCAGCAGTATGAGATGACGTATTTGTTCATTTCGCATGACCTTTCGGTCGTCAAGCATATTTCAGATCGGATTGCCGTTATGTATTTGGGGAAAATCATCGAGCTGTCAGATGCGAAAGCCTTGTTCCGCCAGCCGCTGCATCCTTATACGGAAGCGCTGATCTCTTCAGCTCCCCGGCCTGATCCGGAGGTGAAGAAGGAACGGATTATTTTGCAGGGGGAGGTGCCAAATCCGGCTAGTCCGCCTTCCGGATGCCGGTTCCATCCCCGCTGCGCTTACCGGACCTCGCTCTGCGAGCAGACAGAGCCGGAGCTGCGCGCTATGAAGGACGGCCGTCTGGTCGCCTGCCATTATGCTGAGGAATTGAACCTGCAGGGCGTTTCGGCTTTCGGGCCGGGAGCTTCCTTGGAATCCTCCAGAAATTCGGCTTCGGTGCAACAGGAGCTGGCAAGTCTCGTATAGAATAAGATTCTAAGGATTCATAATACAGGACATAAACAAAGGAGATCGGCATGGACAAGAAACAGCTTGTTATTTTTCTGGATAGCGGAGATACGATCATTGACGAGTCTACGGAAGTAAGGAATGACGAAGGTATCGTAGTCAGTGCGCACGTGATTCCCGGTGCGGACACGATGGTCAAGACGCTTTACGAACGGGGTTATACGCTCGTGCTGGTAGCGGACGGGGATACGCAGTCTTTCTATAACGTCATGAAGCAAAACGGATTATTCGACTATTTTACGGCTTTGATTATTTCCGATAGTATCAAGGCAACCAAGCCGAGTCCCCGCATGTTTAAGGCAGCGGCGGGTGCGGTAGAGCTGACTGAGCAGGATTACGGGCGGATTATCATGGTTGGCAACAACCTGAGCCGTGATGTTAAAGGAGCAAATGCGCTGGGCATCACCAGCGTTTTTCAGAGCTGGACCCCGCGTTATCCGCATGAACCTGCCGACGAAACTGAGCGGCCCGACTATATCATTTTGGAGCCGCTGGAGCTGCTGGAATTGGCTGACCGTCTGAATGAACAGCTGGAGGCGGAGCTGCAAATCCGCGGCTGAAAGGCTGGGTGGCTGAATGGTGGAATAGATGGATTCTGAAGTCTAGATTCTACAGCACGAACCCAAAGGTTTTTATGAGAATAAATAACTGTATGCCCCGCGTCGGAATGTTTCCGGTTCGGGGTTTGTTTTATCTCTCGAACTTATTGTAAATTAGAAGGGAAAATGACTGTATATTATTGGGAAATGGGAGGAGTTTGGAGATGGCGCAAGTCAGTTTTGATCTGAGCGGCAAAGTTGCAATCGTGACTGGAGCAGGCAGGGGAATTGGAAGAGTACTTGCGGAAGGTCTGGCGTTTGCGGGAGCGGATGTGGTCCTGACGGCAAGAACGGAAGTGGAAGTGGTTCAGGCTGCTGACGAAATCCGACAGGCGACAGGCCGGAAGACGCTTGGCCTTTCTTGTGACGTGACGGATAAACAGGCCGTAGATTCCGTTGTCCAGCGGGTGGTTGAGGAATTTGGCCATATTGATATTCTTGTGAACAATGCCGGGACGACCATTCGCAAGACCGCCTTTGAATTTGGTGAAGAAGAGTGGGATTTTATTTTCGACACGAACCTTAAATCGATTTTCTTTATCTCCCAGGCGGTTGGAAGGCATATGGTTGAACAACAATACGGCCGTATGGTTAACATCTCCTCCGCTGCCTCGGAAATGACCCTCTCATTCTCAACGGCCTACGGCCCGAGCAAAGCGGGTGTCGTCCAGCTGACGAGGCAGCTGGCGACGGAATGGGCCAAATTCGGCGTAACGGTTAATGCCGTCAGCCCGTGGTTTTTCAGAACGCCGCTCACTTATGAAAATCTGGACAAGCCTGAAGTGAA
Encoded proteins:
- a CDS encoding ABC transporter permease; amino-acid sequence: MKKNSGLWSRLFSVKREEDTYYAESHLRLMFRKLMRHKLARISLIVLALMYLLALFGSFVAPQGLDNYDSEHLNSRPSKLHFVDADGKFHLQPFVYGLKSERDPVTLRKRFVEDPAERYPLKFFVTGTEYKFLGLIPGNLHLFGVESPGRLFIFGTDDMGRDLFSRIVLGSQVSLTIPLVGVSISFVLGLLLGGISGYFGGIVDSIVQRVIEIIRSFPTLPLWMALSAAIPARIPVVQMFFYITIIMAFIEWTGLARVVRSRFISLRNEDYVMAAKISGVSNARIIFVHLVPGFMSYLVVAMTLAVPAMIIGETAISFLGLGIRSPAASWGVLMQEAQKMENVALYPWKLIPLGFVISTVLAFNFLGDGLRDAADPYK
- a CDS encoding ABC transporter ATP-binding protein; this encodes MTKTAPEKTGQAEDEIRKPEPAPDQTVLRVENLKVRFPVERGLLKAVNGVSFQVSKGKTLGIVGESGCGKSITGKAILGIQPKKTKVSGSVWLGDTDLLKLKPDGREIRAIRGSKIAMIFQEPMAAFSPLYTVGNQIMESILLHRTRNKREALELTIDMLRRVGIANPEKRFYQYPHEFSGGMMQRAMIAMALSCDPEVLIADEPTTALDVTIQAQVLALMKELQQQFGMAILFITHDLGIVAEMCDEVAVMYLGKVVEQAPVREIYRNPKHPYTQGLLRSIPSLDRTVERLESIEGTVPVPLNMPPMCGFYERCSQRIPGVCNVQNPEAVQLSDRHTASCFLYGPEASGGEERRNEHVVNA
- a CDS encoding ABC transporter ATP-binding protein, producing the protein MLEQPIMDVVNLVKEYDGDGGGRSLKRVAAPVRAVADVSFSIRRAETLSLVGESGCGKTTLGRCLVRGIEPTSGQVNYRMEDGRSIDFLKATKQEYKAIRPGIQMIFQDPYSSLNPRMTVYEIISEPLRAFGGLSKAEIDERVRTIAGQTGLDPSFLKRYPHAFSGGQRQRIGIARALVTRPKVVVCDEAVSALDVSVQAQIINLLKDLQQQYEMTYLFISHDLSVVKHISDRIAVMYLGKIIELSDAKALFRQPLHPYTEALISSAPRPDPEVKKERIILQGEVPNPASPPSGCRFHPRCAYRTSLCEQTEPELRAMKDGRLVACHYAEELNLQGVSAFGPGASLESSRNSASVQQELASLV
- a CDS encoding HAD family hydrolase; amino-acid sequence: MDKKQLVIFLDSGDTIIDESTEVRNDEGIVVSAHVIPGADTMVKTLYERGYTLVLVADGDTQSFYNVMKQNGLFDYFTALIISDSIKATKPSPRMFKAAAGAVELTEQDYGRIIMVGNNLSRDVKGANALGITSVFQSWTPRYPHEPADETERPDYIILEPLELLELADRLNEQLEAELQIRG
- a CDS encoding SDR family NAD(P)-dependent oxidoreductase: MAQVSFDLSGKVAIVTGAGRGIGRVLAEGLAFAGADVVLTARTEVEVVQAADEIRQATGRKTLGLSCDVTDKQAVDSVVQRVVEEFGHIDILVNNAGTTIRKTAFEFGEEEWDFIFDTNLKSIFFISQAVGRHMVEQQYGRMVNISSAASEMTLSFSTAYGPSKAGVVQLTRQLATEWAKFGVTVNAVSPWFFRTPLTYENLDKPEVKQVIEQRTPMGRYGEVIELVSPVLFFCSDASSYVTGQNLLVDGGASHFAF